CACAACCACTGAGATGCAGCCCCGCCTGATCACTTTGAggtcagtgtgtcagtgtgtcggGGAAGTCCAGAGCCCTTGCAGGCAAACAGCAGTACTTCGTGGGGAGAGTATCTACCAGTGCCCCATTGCTTGCCAGCCATTCTCATGAATCCCTTTGCTTTAGCTTCTTTAAATCCCTCTAGGACTTGGAAGAAAAATGCATGGTCCTTCATGTCCTGCAAGAGTGGTCATTCCCTACAGGAGAGACTTTTCTTCTACAGGAAGAAAAGCTGCCAGGGATTTTTTTATTGGCCAGCCCTTACCACTCGCCCCTCCCTGAGGCATGCATTCCCCTACTAAAAAGCTCACGGGGGCTCTGGTCCTTTCTGATAAGCAATCCCCTCCTCCCCGGGCTGCAGATGGGGCAGCCTAGCTGATAAGACAATCTGCAGACCCTCCCAGTGCCGGCCCCCCGCACCTTCGCACCTCCCTTAGGCCAGTGTCAGTCAAAAGCCCATTGACACTTGGCCCAGGCCATCTCCATTATGACCCAGTCTCCGTGCCCCAGAGCAGCCACAGCTGCCTCTGCCGAGGCCCCCTTTGTCTCATACTCTCAGGTTTGGCAAAAGGCCTTCTGGCCCAGAAGGGAGAATGGAAAGACAGCCAGACTTCCAGCTAGAAAATAAACAGTAGCTTCTACCAGGCTGGAGGAGCAAACATCAGGGccagacatttgtttgttttagagagaggagcaggctggagagatggccctatGGTTTAGAGCACTGTCTCCTCTTACAGAGGATGTGGGGTTCAATGCCCATCACCCACAGgatagctcacagctgtctgaaactccagttccaggggaatctgaggCCTTCTGGTGCATAGATATACATACGTGCAGATAAAcaccctaaaataaataaatagtaaaattagaGAGGGGAGCCTTGCAAAGCCCAATGGAGATACTGTTTGGTTAGGACTTGAAGGCTACAGTGCGGACACTCTTGAAGGAGGTAACATGTGCATTTCTATCCGACATGACGGATGGACacatccccactccctccctggaGCACATCCTGCGTTAGCGGGGCCAGCACAGAGGCTCGGTGAGAGCCAGggctttcttctctaagtttaTGATTACCTTCCAGGCACCTCCAGAAATGATGATGACAAGGCCCAGTCCTCAGGCCTTTACCCAGATCTGCAAAAATCAAGGTTAGGCTCACAGGCACAGGGGCAAAGAGAAGAGTTTTCTAGATGCCCACTGCTCCGTCACCACAGAATGCAGCATTTGTGCACCTGGGGCTGGCGAGGGACACGGGGAGGGTGCTGAGCCTTATCCCACAAGTAGGAAGTGAGGACCCAGAGCTGCAGCAAGTGGCTGCCACAACGGATAATGGTAACAATAAAGCCTGAGGTTCCCTGCAGGGGGACACAGCTGGCTGTGTAGGTACAGTTGGGGGACTGCTGCTCAAACCACAGTGCCATTTCCCCCTCAGCAGGGGAGTCCTGTCCCATCCCGAGGATCCTGCTGTGCCCATTTCCTTGCCCTGGCAGAGTTGCTCTGCTGAAAAATCAGGGAGTAAATCTGCCCGGCTGCAGGATCCATAACCAGAGGTGACGTCGAAAGCCAGAGACTCAAAAAAAATCCTCTGGTCAAAAGCATTCTCTTGCAGAGGTGTGTTCTGTCTAATCCAAGTGTGGCTGAGATCTCTGTTGTCTGTCCCAGACTTCGCAGACTCAGAAGATGATCCGGTGCACCTTAAGATCGCCCCGTGTGAGCAGCCAGGTGGCTTGGCAGGTACACTTCTTGCCTTGCACACCTGGCAACACCGGAGCCCAATTCCAGTTCCCGctgtgtggtttgaatgaggacgTCCCCATAGGCTCAGACATTTGAACTCTTGGACTTgattggtggcactgtttggggagttGCAGCCTTTCCGTGGGTGTGGCCTCTGGGTTTGTGGTGCTCCCCACTTCCAGTTTGTTCTATGCTTCCCGATAtggtctctcagcttcctgctcccaccACCACGCTTGCCGCTTGCTGCCGAGCCACCGCACCAGGTTGGATCATCCGTCAGGAACTCAGGCCAAAATGAACTCTTCCACAGCTTGTTTTTGgccacggtgttttatcacagcagcagaaaagcaaATAATACAGACAcaaaggtgggggaagggaatccACTCTAAAAGTCGTCCTTTAACTCCACGTACATACTGTGacgtgcatgcctgtgtgcatgtgtacacacacacacacacacacacacacacacacacagattgctACAGTGTAGCTAATTTCTTCCCCCACCCTGGTTAGTATTTTGTCCAGGAATCGGCCTGCCCTACTGGGTTTCCTGTCTCGGCGAAGGCGCATGGCTTTTGAAGCTCCAACCTGCTCCAGCCCTACTCTCCTCTCGGGGTAGTGCGGACCTGGTGTTGTGTGCTCAGACCACAGACTCGCATGGTCTGAGCTGTCACGTTAGccacttttctcatttctgtcacCAAATATTGGGCAAAAGCAACATTAGGAAGAAAGGGCTCATCGTCGTCGTGGCCTGGGCTTTGAGACTACTCCATCTTAGTGATGTCATGGGGTGCGGGTCAGCCGGTCCACTTGCCtctgcagtcagaaagcagagagatatCAACTCTGGTGCTAAGCTTTCTTCCTATTCAGCACCAGagccctgcccagggaatggcgcCTCCTATGTTCttggtgggtcttccctcctccttgAAAAAACTCACAGACCTACCCAGAGGCATCTCCTAAAGCTATTCTAATCGAGTATCACACTTCTGGCCCTGATAACAAGCCTGTGTCACTCCTCTGGTGCTCAGCACATTTATCGGCTCCCTCCCTAGAGGTCCAAAGTCTAAAACTTGCCTCGCTAGGCTAAGGTCAAGGTCACAGCTGGGGTAATTTGCTTCCTGAGGATCCTGGGCAGAATCCACGTCCTACCTTTTGCTGCGGCTTCTAACAGcgtcccaccccaccccggccACACCCACATGCCAGTAAGCCAGTACAGCATCTTCAGGCACCTGCTAACACCTCCCCTTGGATTCCAGTTCCTGCCCACTCCTTTCCCTTCTAAGGACCCTTGTATGTTCTCACTGGGCCCACCTAGGAAAATCCACGTTACCATTCCCATCCCAACATCCACGGCCAGACTCCATCTGCCAGGTCCTTCTGTGCTAGGAGAGGACCCGGACGTCTCCAGGACCACTGTTCTGCTGTCCTAGCCTGGCTAAGTGGGAGTGGTGGTCACTGACagctgagtgggaggcaggggtGCACAGATCAGATGAGGGTAAAGGCCAGTGGCAGCAACCAAACCTAACCTCCTCTTGGTCTGTGAACAGGAGCCCAACAGGACCCCTGAGCCAGGAGGCGGTGTCACCGGCACAGAGAAAAAGCTAAGCAGAGCACGGCAGCTGAAGAAGGTTTTCCAAGAGTACGGGGCCGTGGGCGTGTCGGTGCACATTGGGATCTCCCTGGTCTCCTTGGGGATATTTTACACAGTTGTTTCCAGGTACAGTTTTCACCTGTGTTCGTTATTGTTtgtggctgggtgtggcagcacacacccgtgagtgcttgggaagctgagacggAAAGTTCCAGGGCAACCTGGGCTTCAACGTGAGGCATGACTACAaataatggaaggaaggaaggaaggaagggagggagggcatgCTGGGGGTGCAGCCCATTCGTTCCTCAAACAGCATCAGCcaagcacctgtaatcccagcattcagaaggtggaggcaagagggtcacaGTTCCGGGTCATCCCTCCTTGGTGACAGAATTTGAGCCAGCTTGggcatgagaccttgtctcaaaagcattggtttggtttggttaggtttggtttccTGCTGTAAGCTAAGCTAATGTGTGGGTGAATTTTGTTATCgttattggggttttttttgggggggggagggttgtctCGTTTGCTGAAACCAACTACACATCCAGTTCCTTGTATTATTATGTACTTTAGAGTTCCTCTAGGTCAGCGAGACAACCCAGCAGGCTAAGTGCTTGCCACACGAGCCTGATTGCCTGGCTCTCAGCCCTAGAAttcacagtggaaggaaatgattcctgacctctgacctctgctgccctctgacctccacatgcatggcATGGCGCATGCATtgcccacactcacacaataatcataaggtttttttattttttaaataaaaagtaaaaaatactaTTAACGTAGACAAATCAATTTCCTCCTTTAATCACTGCtgtaatggttttttttttttttttttgtctctctccccacccccacccccagtggcatAGACATGTCTGCAATCCTGCTTAAACTTGGCTTTAAAGAGTCGCTGGTGCAGTCCAAAATGGCAGCAGGCACCAGCACGTTCGTGGTGGCCTATGCCATCCATAAGCTGTTTGCTCCCGTTCGGATCAGCATCACCTTGGTCTCTGTGCCCTTCCTCGTCAGATACTTCCGCAGCGTGGGGCTCTTTAAACCTCCAGCCGCCAAGCCTTGACGCCAGTGCCTTCTGATCTGTAGGATTGGGGCTGTGTACAAGGTGGTTTTCCTTtctggtgggggaagggaggggcagaggcgAATGGCTACGTTCCCTATGGGTTGGTTTTACTTTTACCAGCAAACATCTGgtgttttaatttacttttttttttaaaaatgctgtttctCATGTACATGACTTAAAATGTCACCAAGGCATCAAAATGAGTTGACAGCCAGGCCTGGTAGTACAGGCCAGTGAAGCCAgctgctctggaggcagaggcaggaggatctcaaattCAGGTCTGCCTGAGCTACTTATTAGTTCAGGGTTCGCTTAACAATTTACAAGACTGTGTTTTGTCACCAGTGAGAGAGGGCTGAGGCCATTACTCACCTGGTACAGACGGCCCAAATGCAATCCCCAGCACAAAAAGAGACTGCCTACAAATTGTTCCTCTAGATCACTGGGGCAGAGGTGCTGTCTGCAAAGCCCCCCAGGGGCCAACCTTTGCTTGGGTTCTTAAAAAGCAGTGGTTAATTTGCTGGCTTTTCAAACCCTGCCTGCCCTGGTTTGCCTTCAGTTTAATATACAGTATTCAGCAGACAGCTGCCGGCGCTACAACGAGTGAGGCGGAAATTAACAGTCCATAATCATGATCCACATTAACATCAAGCCCTTGACATCCACAGCACTTGCTTTGGGGAAAGCAGGCCAAGAATTTGTCACATGCCCCATCCACTTCGAGGCTGGATGGGACGGGGCTCCAAGTCAGCGATTTCATTGATACTGGGCAGTATTGTTTGTAAAATACAGAAACACTGCCCAGTTGCGATGTCGTCACTGGGCTCCTGATGCCCATATCCTGGGGACCTCAGATACTGCCATAGAAGCTAAAAGCACCCTAGCTTTCTTAGACAATCCGCTTAGCTATCTGAAACTTGAGGCATTCCAGACCTGATATGTTTACAATGTAccactgaattttttaaaattgaattaatcagatgcataaaatatttgtaccagtttcgggggggggggatcgggagggggaaaggaggaaaatattGCTTGTTTTAACTGTAAAGAAACCAAGAAATAATAcaagctggggagaagagagatgtCTTAATTAGAGTTCTATTACTGAGATGAAACACAATGACCATACTCACAGTTCCATCAAAAACAGggagggtaggaacctggaggcaggagctggcagCAGAAGCCATGCAGGGGCGCCTTTTACTGGCTTGTCCagctgctttcttacagaacctagaCCTGGTACCAGCTCATGggtggcagtggttctcaacttgtgagtTGCAACTCCTTTGCCAAACCTCTATCTCAactcaaaacagtagcaaaattacgaagtagcaatgaaaataaccttatggttgggggccaccatgaggaactgtattaaagggtcgcagcatcaggaaggttgggtACCGCTGGTGTAGAAGGAGCTTAGAATAGAAATTCAAGCAGAGACTCAAACTGAGGCTTCCTCCTCCAGGGACACTTGTTCTGTTCTATCAGATCCAAAGGAACTCTATTCCCCCAAGGCAGCCCAAATACCCCAAACCGGGTTCACCTGGACTGTAGAACTTCTGCTGCCTAGATAAAgacagcattcctcaggaacctgTGAAATTGGTTCTTGCTACTGGAGCCATTTCCCTTCTGGCAGAAGGGTCATAAAGCTGTCCCACTAATATAGACCTGTGGTACCTAACAAGGCATGCTGGTGTCACAAGAACCTGATACACAGTTCAGTGTCCCTAGCCCTTCTTGTCCCCTCCTACCCTAAATTGCCCCCAACCCAcaggcttcccttcccccagcgcACATCCTTATACCCAGCTGTTCTCAGTCCTCTtggcttctgtttctctgctctATTCTCTATCCTGTGCCGTCTCTCTATCCTCTCCGTCTCACGGATACCCCTGGCCATGTTCagtccacctctctctctctctctgaactccagatgcctctggctgttctcatATCTATAATAAGAACCTCCCCGCAACCATACGAAGTCGGTCTATAGTTCTCCCCCCGGGGAGCTAGTGCTTGAACTTTGAAGTCTGCTCAGCTGCGTGGTGAAAGggctgtgttcatttttttttttttttttcttgctcacaATTCCTTTGAAATGATATTGACAGCCAGGAGACAAAGGAGAGAACTGTTAACTAGCAGAATGCATTTTATAGAGCTCTGGCTAACAGCCTCTTAGCCCACGGTTACCCAGTCATTTGTCTCGGTTAACATTTAAAGTTTTTGTGAGACAAATTCTCCATTCGTGAGATCTCTGAAGTGGGATTGTCTTATTATCCTTAGTACATACAGCCCACTGCCAAAAAGCTTCCTCTGACGTCAAATCAGGATGTATTTATTACAGAAACTGATTCCAAGGACATCCACATAGCTGAGCCAAGATGTCCCAGGCCAGTGGCAGGCAGACTGAATGGGGCCTCTCCACGGAGCCTGTGTTCTAACAGCCATGTTAGCTTCAGGCTCTGGATCATCACCCTGGCTGCTCTCCCCATTCCGGTACCTAAGTAACATCTATGCAAAGAAATATACTGAAAGCAGCAATAAAACTGCTCCTACCCACAGCCATGTACCTTCCAAACCTGGTTCCGCTCTCAGGCCTCTACCCAGCAGCCAGAACACAGGAAGAGTTGAGGTGAAGCAAATAAAGCACTGTATTAACCAGCAAGGCACGCAGAGCTGCTCCTGCCTGTGTTATCTTTAAGCAGAACGGGAGTCAGGAATCCACTTTAAGATGTAAGCCATTGTGTGTCTCTAGTTTCTTAAGCAGACCAAGTGAATGGCTTACAgtctgaaacaaataaaaacctttgTAAAAGTCTGTGGTCTGTCATCTGGTAAGCCATCACTGCCACCAGGCAGGAAGAGTGCCATGGGAATGTGGCACTCATCTGCAGGTAAGGACAGTCACAAACTAGCAGGAGCTGTAGGAGGCAGTGTCCCATGCTCAGTTTACCTCCCTGGATTGTATCTCACTTAACTGCAGCTTGGGTGGACAGTACTAGCAATATTGCTACTTCAACAAAGCCAATACAGACTTTCAACAAAGCCTTAGCACAGGACCAGGGACTAGAGGCCTCTTGTCCCAAGAGGATGGACTTCCACTCAGGCATCTTCTCAAGTTCCTGATGGTGGTCCAGTTGACATGACATTTTACCCTGGCCACTTGCATTTCCAGTCATCTGACATCTAGTGTCCCAAGTTGGCCATGAAAGCCTGTTTCTCTAATTCCAAGTTCCCCTCTGGTTGATGGACAGATGGCACTGGCCGCTATAAACTCTTTTAGGAGTATATCCAGCAGGCCAGAAGAGCACAGTCGCTCATGGCTGGCCAACAGTGAAGAGAGGCTCAAATGATTACCCATGTACTCCAGGTAGATGGTAcacatatagttatatatttaacgAGTTTGCGTACATGACAGAACATAAACAATAGCCTTTG
The DNA window shown above is from Mus pahari chromosome 3, PAHARI_EIJ_v1.1, whole genome shotgun sequence and carries:
- the Fam210b gene encoding protein FAM210B, mitochondrial — protein: MAGLLTLLGPAGRVTTRLRPLAPWLLGTATSCAPPLWALALSRPGPDARLLRTARGDCRSHQEPNRTPEPGGGVTGTEKKLSRARQLKKVFQEYGAVGVSVHIGISLVSLGIFYTVVSSGIDMSAILLKLGFKESLVQSKMAAGTSTFVVAYAIHKLFAPVRISITLVSVPFLVRYFRSVGLFKPPAAKP